GAAGGCCCGCAGGCCCAGCGCCCCCGCGTAGGCGGTGTTGAAGGGCCAGTTGCCGGTGCCGTTGTAGGCGCGGTCGAAGGTGCCGCTGGCGGCCTGCGGGACGGTCACGTTCAGGCCATGCTGCGCCAGGATCATCGAGACGCTGGTGGGACTGCACCAGACCTCGCCGCCGCCCGGGTAAAGCATCTGCGAACGCTGCGGCACGTTCACGACCTTGCCCCAGTGGCCCCGGTCGCCCGGCTGCCCCAACCCCGCCGTGCGCCGGGCGCGGTCAGCCGTGTTGAAGGCCAGCAGCCGCACGTTCGTCCCCGCGCCGCGCAGTGTCACCCGGTACTGATACGCGCTGGCCTTCGCGTTCAGGCGCAGGGTGTCGGTCAACACCTGTCCCGCCGCGTCCTTTTGCCCGTTCAGGCTGCTGCGGCCCTCGCTGCTCTGCCAGGTGCCGAAGGAGAACCAGCGGCTCCAGCCCGCGCCGGTCTGCGCGCGCACCTCCACCGTCACGCTGCCCGCGCCGGGCGTGACCGCGTTCCACGACGGGACCAGCTCGTCGAAGGGGGCGACTTTCAAGGGCTGGCTCGTCAGGGTGCCGGATGCGGCCCCCGGTGCCAGGGCCAACGTGTCCCCCTGCACCTGCACGCCCTTCAGCTCCGCGCCTGCCCAGTCGCCCGCGCGCTCGTGAATCACCGTCGTCGAATGGGGATATGTCATGGTCAGGGCCTCGGCACCGCCCGCGAGGGCCAGCGCCATCAGGAAGGCGGCACGCATGGAGGGGATTTTGCCGTGAAGGCGGGGCGGGTGGGTGAGACGGGAGGGGGCGCGGGAAAGGCTCTGCCTGCGCCCCGCCTCCCCTCACCCCCCCTGCATGTACAGGAACGCTTCGGGCAACGCCTCCCGCCAGGTCACCCAGTTGTGGCCGCTGGGATATTCGCGGTACTGGTGCAGCAGGCCCGTGTCGGCCAAGGCGCCCGCCATCCGCCGGTTCGGGCCAGTCAGCCATTCGAGCGTGCCGGTGTCCAGACTGATCTTGAGGTGGCGGGGCGGCTCAGCCGTGAGCTGTTCGCGCAGCCACTCGCCCGCCGTCGTCGTGTTGATGGTGCCGTCCGGATCGGTCGCGCCGGGCCGGGCAATAAAGGCCCCGGAGTGGCTAACCACCCGCGAGAACAGCTCCGGGTGCTGACTGCCCAGATACATCGAGATCAGGCCGCCCAGCGAGGCCCCCCACAGCCCCCGCTCGCTGACCGTCACGAACTCGCCCTCCACGCGCGGGAACACCTCTTCGCGCAGGAAGTCGAGGTAACGGTCATTCAGGTAGTACTCCGCGCTGCGGTCCCCCGGCTCCACGAAGACCAGCACTGCGCCGGAGGCCAGCCCCGCCTCCACCGCCCGGTCCATCACCTCGCCCAGCTTGCCGGTGCGGTAAAAGGCCACGCCGTCCTGCACGTAGTACACCGGGGTGGGACGGCCTGGATCATGCCCGTATGGCGTGTAGACGACAGCGCGGCGGGTGCCGGGAAAGACATGGCCCTGCCAGGTCAGGCGGTGGGCCGTGCCCTTCCGGGTGGCGTCGGGCAGCCGCCACAGCGGATGGCGGAGGTACTCGCCGACGACGACCGCGCGGGGGTAGGGCCACCAGGGGTTCAGCGACCGTTGCGGGTTGTCGGGGTCCGCGAAAGGCTCCCCCGCCGCGTCCAGCCAGGCATATTCCACCCAGGCGCCACGCGGCAGCGTCAGCGTGATGGGCTGGCCGTCCTGAACGGGGATGGCCGGTTTTTTCTTCCAGTCGGTCATGTCGCCCACAAGAGCAACGGCGCCCGCCGGGGGAGAGAAGGTGACCTGCTGTCCCTGCACTGAAACGGCCATGAGGGGGATTGTACGGGGCGGGGGAGCTTTCAGCCGTCAGCGGTCAGCTTTGAGCCGTGAGCTATGGACAAGAGGGGGATGCTCTCCCCCTTGCGGGGACTGGCGCAGCTTTGCAAGCAACTCTACGAGTCCGAAGGAGAGGGGGGTGGTAAGCGTTAGCTTGCCCTCACCGCGTCGCCTGAAAAGAGGGCGTGACCCTTCCGACTGGCCTTCGACGCCCGGCCCGTTCACCCCGTCCCGGCCTCCCCCCTCAAGGGGGAGGGGCTTTTTTAGCGTTCTACAACCCCCACTACTCCCCCCGTTCCGGTGCCGCCGTCGCCCCCACGCCGCCCGCGCTCCCGTAGCCCCGGTACTGCTCGCGCAGTTCGCGTTTCAGGAACTTGCCGGTCGCGCCGATGGGAATGCTCTCGGCCACGACGGTCGCGTCGGGGAGCCACCACTTGGCGAACTTGGGGGCGAGGAAGTCGCGCAGTTCCTCGTGGGTGACGGTCTGGCCGGGCTTGAGGGTGATCACCGCCAGGGGCCGCTCGTCCCACTTGGGGTCGTCCATCGCGATGACGGCGGCCTGGGCGACGGCGGGGTGGGCCATGAGCGCGTTTTCGAGGTCCACCGAGCTGATCCACTCGCCGCCCGACTTGATCAGGTCCTTGGCGCGGTCCTGAATGTGCATGAAGCCGCGCTCGTCCAGCGTGGCGATGTCGCCAGTGTCGAACCACAGCTCGCCGTCCAGATCGAGGAAATTCTGCTGTCCCTCGCCCCCGTAGTAGCTGCCCGCGATCCAGGGGCCGCGCGTGATCAGGCGGCCCATCGTCTTGCCGTCGTGTGGCAGGCGCTCGCCTTCCTCCGAGAGGAGGTCGAGGAACACCAGGGGCAGGGCGCGGCCCTGCTTGGCCCGCAGGGTGTACCCCTCGTCGCTGCGCTCGTCCACGCCGGGCGGCATGGTGCTGACGGTCCCGAGCGGGTGCGTCTCGGTCATGCCCCAGCCCTGTGCCAGGTGCAGGCCGTGCCGGGCCTCGAAGACGCGGATCAGGCTCTCGGGCAGGGCGCTGCCGCCGACCAGCACGCGCTGGAGGCAGTGCAAGTCGTAGGGCTGGCCCGCGGCCTTCGCGCGGTCGAGTTCGGCCAGCAGGCCCATCCAGATGGTCGGCACGCCCGCCGTCAGCGTAACCTCCTCGTCCTGCATGAGCCGGGCGAGGGTGGGACCATCGGTGAAGGGACCGGCGTACACCTGTTTGGCGCCGTACATCGCGCAGGTGTACGGGATGCCCCAGGCGTTCACGTGGAACATCGGCACGATGGGCAGCACGCTGTCCCGTTCCCCGATATTCAGCGCGTCCTTGTGGGCGGTGGCGAGCGAGTGCAGGATGGTCGAGCGGTGGGTGTACAGCACGCCCTTGGGGTTGCCGGTGGTGCCGCTGGTGTAGCACATGCCCGCCGCCTCATCTTCGTCCAGTTGCGGGTAGCGGCTCAAAGGTTCCTGACTCGTCACCCAGGTGTCGTAATCCTCGGCGCCCTCGATAGGCGTGGGTGTCGGCCCGAACACGAACACCCGTTCGAGCTGCGGGCAGGCCGCGCGCAGGGCCGGGATCAGGGGCGCGAAGAGGTTCTCCACGAGCAGCACCCGGTCCCCGGCGTCGTTCAGAATCCAGGCGATCTGCTCGGGGTGCAACCGGATATTCACCGTATGCACCACGAAGCCCGCCGACGGGATGCCCAGGTACGCCTCCAGGTGCCGGTAGGAGTTCACGGCCAGCGTCGCCACCCGGTCGCCGCGGTTCAGGCCCAGGGCCTGCAACCCGGCCCCCAGCCGCAGCGCGCGGTCGGCCACCTCGCCGTAGGTGATGCGGTGCTTCTGCGGCACCGGCTGTCCCGCCTCGTCCCGCCCGCCGACCACCAGACTCACGACCTCGCGCTCCGCGTACTGCGTGCGGA
The window above is part of the Deinococcus metallilatus genome. Proteins encoded here:
- a CDS encoding long-chain fatty acid--CoA ligase, which codes for MQGNMMDVPLTLPFILERVRTQYAEREVVSLVVGGRDEAGQPVPQKHRITYGEVADRALRLGAGLQALGLNRGDRVATLAVNSYRHLEAYLGIPSAGFVVHTVNIRLHPEQIAWILNDAGDRVLLVENLFAPLIPALRAACPQLERVFVFGPTPTPIEGAEDYDTWVTSQEPLSRYPQLDEDEAAGMCYTSGTTGNPKGVLYTHRSTILHSLATAHKDALNIGERDSVLPIVPMFHVNAWGIPYTCAMYGAKQVYAGPFTDGPTLARLMQDEEVTLTAGVPTIWMGLLAELDRAKAAGQPYDLHCLQRVLVGGSALPESLIRVFEARHGLHLAQGWGMTETHPLGTVSTMPPGVDERSDEGYTLRAKQGRALPLVFLDLLSEEGERLPHDGKTMGRLITRGPWIAGSYYGGEGQQNFLDLDGELWFDTGDIATLDERGFMHIQDRAKDLIKSGGEWISSVDLENALMAHPAVAQAAVIAMDDPKWDERPLAVITLKPGQTVTHEELRDFLAPKFAKWWLPDATVVAESIPIGATGKFLKRELREQYRGYGSAGGVGATAAPERGE
- a CDS encoding alpha/beta hydrolase, coding for MAVSVQGQQVTFSPPAGAVALVGDMTDWKKKPAIPVQDGQPITLTLPRGAWVEYAWLDAAGEPFADPDNPQRSLNPWWPYPRAVVVGEYLRHPLWRLPDATRKGTAHRLTWQGHVFPGTRRAVVYTPYGHDPGRPTPVYYVQDGVAFYRTGKLGEVMDRAVEAGLASGAVLVFVEPGDRSAEYYLNDRYLDFLREEVFPRVEGEFVTVSERGLWGASLGGLISMYLGSQHPELFSRVVSHSGAFIARPGATDPDGTINTTTAGEWLREQLTAEPPRHLKISLDTGTLEWLTGPNRRMAGALADTGLLHQYREYPSGHNWVTWREALPEAFLYMQGG
- a CDS encoding peptidase C39 family protein: MRAAFLMALALAGGAEALTMTYPHSTTVIHERAGDWAGAELKGVQVQGDTLALAPGAASGTLTSQPLKVAPFDELVPSWNAVTPGAGSVTVEVRAQTGAGWSRWFSFGTWQSSEGRSSLNGQKDAAGQVLTDTLRLNAKASAYQYRVTLRGAGTNVRLLAFNTADRARRTAGLGQPGDRGHWGKVVNVPQRSQMLYPGGGEVWCSPTSVSMILAQHGLNVTVPQAASGTFDRAYNGTGNWPFNTAYAGALGLRAFVTRLPSLAEAERYTAAGLPLAVSLGWNKGELPGAPLTYSDGHLMVLVGFDAQGNPVLNDPAAPNEAGVRRTYPRAAFERQWLTHSGGLSYVITPPGAKLP